The following are from one region of the Hymenobacter radiodurans genome:
- a CDS encoding DUF4293 domain-containing protein: protein MIQRIQSVFLLLLALAMLSVLVLPIWSKTDPLTGQEVVLSAYKLAFTNLQAGSPAPTPTYLIAILALVSAAVAVYEIFQFKNRFRQLKLGLVNFLLIVATIGAGFYYSGVGEQLLNIKIPGEFEAGFYLPTLALLLNVLANRFIRRDEQLVRSMDRLR, encoded by the coding sequence ATGATACAAAGAATCCAAAGCGTGTTCCTTCTTTTGCTGGCCTTGGCCATGCTGAGTGTATTGGTATTGCCCATCTGGAGCAAAACCGACCCGCTAACCGGGCAAGAAGTAGTGCTATCGGCCTACAAACTGGCTTTTACAAACCTTCAAGCGGGCTCACCAGCGCCGACGCCAACCTATCTTATTGCTATTTTGGCGCTGGTTTCGGCGGCAGTGGCGGTATATGAAATTTTCCAATTCAAAAATCGTTTCCGCCAGCTTAAGCTAGGCTTAGTCAACTTTCTGCTGATTGTAGCTACCATTGGCGCGGGCTTCTACTACTCTGGGGTCGGCGAGCAGCTGCTCAATATCAAAATTCCCGGCGAGTTTGAGGCCGGCTTTTACCTGCCTACTCTCGCGCTGCTGCTTAATGTGCTGGCCAACCGCTTCATCCGCCGCGACGAGCAACTCGTGCGCAGCATGGATCGGCTTCGGTAA
- a CDS encoding GNAT family N-acetyltransferase: MSAARLRPTLELPVHGARLRPWQLSDAQALSTHGNSRAIWLNLRDRFPNPYTLTDAEHHLRFVLSPEGMTDVHLCIEVDGEAAGSISVLFKQDVNRRSAEIGYFLGQQFWGRGITTAAVVALTDYAFTNFDLCRLYAVVFAPNAASARVLEKAGYELEARLRKSITKDGQTMDSLLYASVK, translated from the coding sequence ATGTCTGCTGCCCGGCTGCGCCCCACGTTGGAACTACCCGTGCATGGGGCGCGGCTGCGGCCCTGGCAGCTTAGTGATGCTCAGGCATTAAGCACGCACGGTAATAGCCGCGCCATCTGGCTTAACCTGCGCGACCGGTTTCCCAATCCCTATACGCTCACTGATGCTGAGCACCATCTGCGCTTTGTATTAAGTCCGGAAGGCATGACCGACGTGCACCTGTGCATAGAGGTAGATGGGGAAGCGGCCGGGAGCATCAGCGTATTATTCAAGCAAGATGTCAATCGGCGGTCGGCAGAAATTGGTTACTTCTTAGGCCAACAGTTTTGGGGTCGCGGCATCACGACAGCGGCAGTTGTCGCCTTGACGGACTACGCGTTCACCAATTTTGACTTGTGCCGCCTGTATGCTGTGGTGTTTGCCCCGAATGCTGCTTCTGCACGCGTGCTGGAAAAGGCTGGTTATGAGCTAGAAGCGCGCTTGCGTAAGAGTATCACCAAGGATGGCCAAACTATGGATTCTCTGCTTTACGCTTCAGTAAAGTAG
- a CDS encoding glycosyltransferase family 2 protein: MKVKMPSADTATPLERIPSVPPTIAAVPAHVHRPMWSVMIPTYNCLQYLQETIESVLAQDPGPELMQIAVVDDCSTDGDVKALVDAVGKNRVEFFQQTSNLGSLRNLESCLNLSTGHRVHLLHGDDKVAPGFYTEIDTLFTKYPEAGAAFTHIAYMTEDAMFINPPFEREEGIVKDFLLKMAITIRVQPPAIVVKRSVYEQLGSFFAVHYGEDWEMWTRIAAHFPVAYSPKCLAHYRYLTSNSITQHSIKTGQNVRDIIKVFNIIQNYLPIDKRSSLRNAALTNYAIYCASLANNLYFTDVEAALVQAKGAFTMSKHRRVLYSLFKFYLKYFMGYNHIKYLWSKFIFPDKTIKLLLFPFIF; encoded by the coding sequence ATGAAAGTCAAAATGCCGTCCGCTGACACTGCAACTCCCTTGGAGCGCATCCCAAGTGTTCCACCTACGATTGCAGCGGTTCCTGCACACGTTCACCGGCCTATGTGGTCGGTGATGATACCTACGTATAATTGTTTGCAGTATTTGCAGGAGACGATAGAGAGTGTGCTTGCACAGGACCCAGGGCCCGAACTGATGCAAATAGCAGTTGTTGATGACTGCAGTACTGATGGTGATGTGAAGGCATTAGTGGACGCTGTTGGAAAGAACAGGGTTGAATTTTTTCAACAGACTAGTAACCTCGGGAGCCTACGTAATCTTGAAAGCTGTCTAAACCTTTCTACTGGCCATCGGGTCCATCTTTTACACGGCGATGATAAAGTGGCGCCGGGATTTTACACTGAAATAGATACGTTATTCACTAAATATCCTGAAGCAGGTGCTGCCTTCACACATATAGCCTATATGACTGAAGATGCAATGTTTATAAACCCTCCATTTGAAAGGGAGGAGGGCATTGTAAAAGACTTTTTACTAAAAATGGCTATTACTATTCGAGTACAGCCGCCTGCTATCGTAGTAAAAAGAAGTGTGTATGAACAGTTAGGGAGCTTTTTCGCGGTACACTACGGCGAAGATTGGGAGATGTGGACTAGAATAGCAGCACATTTTCCGGTTGCGTATTCACCTAAATGTTTAGCGCACTATCGATACCTAACTAGTAATAGCATCACTCAGCATTCTATAAAAACCGGACAAAATGTAAGAGATATAATAAAGGTGTTTAACATTATTCAGAATTACTTACCTATCGACAAGCGTAGTAGTTTAAGAAATGCAGCTCTCACAAATTATGCTATTTACTGTGCTTCCTTAGCCAATAATCTATACTTTACTGATGTTGAAGCTGCTTTGGTACAGGCTAAAGGCGCATTTACAATGAGCAAGCATAGGCGCGTATTGTATTCTCTTTTCAAATTTTACTTGAAATATTTTATGGGATACAATCATATAAAATACTTATGGTCTAAATTTATATTCCCAGATAAAACAATTAAATTATTACTCTTTCCTTTTATTTTTTAA
- a CDS encoding DUF4476 domain-containing protein, protein MKKALLLSISLLMLLSAQLRAAPVIVNFASERGMPFHLVFDGQPLTRGGVRQVSIDRLAPGFHWAEFRIPTPYGRAVNYRTRVFLDPGLETSYVLIARNGFAPALRKVAAVPLGLGRGPGRRAYPDDVIYDDDRREPNAPVDPYGAYHNGPGTAYPGAYQVMTPQDVDALAQALANRSFDSDKLLVARQALSETGIRADDLRHLLTQFDFDKDKLELAKYAYPAVADRQNFYRVYDVFRFSSSARELEAFVERNRGR, encoded by the coding sequence ATGAAAAAGGCCTTACTTCTGAGCATCAGTTTGCTGATGCTATTATCGGCCCAGCTGCGTGCGGCGCCGGTTATTGTCAACTTTGCTTCCGAGCGCGGGATGCCGTTTCACTTGGTATTCGATGGGCAGCCGCTGACGCGTGGCGGCGTACGCCAAGTGTCCATCGACCGCCTCGCTCCGGGTTTCCACTGGGCTGAATTTCGAATTCCAACTCCTTACGGTCGGGCCGTTAACTACCGTACACGCGTGTTTCTAGATCCGGGGTTGGAGACTAGCTACGTGCTTATTGCCCGTAATGGCTTCGCGCCAGCGTTGCGGAAAGTAGCTGCCGTGCCGCTCGGCCTGGGCCGCGGACCTGGCCGTCGGGCGTATCCCGATGACGTCATTTACGATGATGACCGCCGGGAGCCGAACGCGCCCGTTGACCCTTATGGGGCGTACCACAACGGTCCGGGCACGGCCTACCCCGGCGCTTATCAGGTAATGACGCCGCAGGATGTCGACGCGTTGGCACAAGCGCTGGCAAATCGTTCCTTCGATAGCGACAAGCTACTGGTGGCCCGCCAAGCATTGAGCGAAACGGGCATCCGGGCCGATGATTTGCGCCACCTGCTCACGCAGTTCGACTTCGATAAAGACAAGCTGGAGTTAGCCAAATATGCGTACCCTGCGGTGGCTGATCGGCAGAATTTCTATCGGGTTTACGACGTGTTTCGCTTCAGCTCCAGCGCCCGTGAGCTGGAGGCATTCGTAGAGCGCAACCGAGGTCGATAG
- a CDS encoding tRNA pseudouridine synthase A encodes MRYFLHLAYDGTRFHGWQVQPNTLTVQQELDRCLSQVLRQSVYTVGSGRTDTGVHASHQVAHFDADLPPTLDEATILYRLNRALPPTLPCGACMPYPTKPTPASMPKLAPTSTSCASFLILLALIKAFT; translated from the coding sequence ATGCGCTATTTTCTTCATCTGGCTTACGATGGTACCCGTTTTCACGGCTGGCAGGTGCAGCCTAACACCCTTACGGTACAGCAAGAGCTAGACCGCTGCCTCTCGCAGGTATTACGTCAGTCCGTCTATACGGTAGGCAGTGGCCGCACCGATACGGGCGTGCACGCCAGCCACCAGGTAGCGCACTTCGACGCCGATTTGCCCCCCACGCTGGACGAGGCCACCATTTTGTATCGCCTCAACCGCGCATTGCCCCCGACATTGCCGTGCGGCGCTTGCATGCCGTACCCGACAAAGCCCACGCCCGCTTCGATGCCGAAGCTCGCACCTACGAGTACTTCGTGCGCCTCATTCCTGATCCTTTTGGCGTTAATCAAAGCCTTTACCTAG
- a CDS encoding thiolase family protein, with translation MLSAYIVDAVRTPIGRFGGALSSVRPDDLAAHILRELLRRNPTLDKAVVEDIIIGAANQAGEDNRNVARMAGLLAGLPTTVPGNTVNRLCASGLQSIIDASRAVRCGEGDVYLAGGAESMTRAPFVMAKSETAFGRELTAHDTTLGWRFVNQKLSKLHHPYAMGETAENVARKYGITRLEQDEFAFNSQRKYHRANEKGRFRREIVPVFVPNPKGDAALFDTDEPPRLSTLEKLGTLKPAFQPQDGTVTAGNSAGINDGAAGVIVVSEEALRRYNLKPLARVVASAVAGVDPAYMGLGPVPASQKVLQRAGLTMNDMDLIELNEAFAAQSIACMRDLELDPEKVNVNGGSIAIGHPLGASGSRITATLLHEMQRREGVRYGLATMCVGVGQGAAVIYEKV, from the coding sequence ATGCTAAGTGCTTATATAGTAGATGCCGTCCGCACCCCTATCGGACGGTTTGGCGGTGCGCTCAGTAGCGTCCGCCCCGATGATCTCGCCGCACACATACTGCGCGAGCTATTACGCCGCAATCCAACCTTAGATAAGGCGGTCGTAGAAGACATTATTATCGGTGCCGCCAACCAGGCTGGCGAAGATAACCGCAACGTGGCTCGTATGGCTGGCCTGTTGGCCGGCTTGCCCACTACGGTACCCGGCAACACCGTAAATCGCCTGTGTGCTTCAGGTTTGCAAAGCATTATTGATGCTTCGCGGGCCGTGCGCTGTGGTGAAGGTGACGTGTATTTGGCCGGTGGCGCCGAGAGCATGACCCGGGCTCCTTTCGTGATGGCGAAGTCAGAAACAGCCTTCGGCCGGGAGCTTACTGCTCATGATACCACCTTGGGCTGGCGTTTTGTAAATCAGAAGCTCTCGAAGCTGCATCACCCATATGCCATGGGCGAAACGGCGGAGAACGTAGCTCGCAAGTACGGCATCACGCGTTTGGAGCAGGACGAATTTGCCTTTAACTCCCAGCGCAAGTATCACCGTGCCAACGAGAAAGGCCGTTTTCGCCGCGAAATCGTGCCTGTATTCGTGCCCAACCCGAAGGGTGATGCTGCCTTGTTTGACACCGATGAGCCACCGCGCTTGTCTACCTTGGAGAAATTAGGCACGCTGAAACCTGCTTTCCAGCCCCAAGATGGCACCGTGACGGCTGGCAACTCGGCGGGTATCAACGACGGCGCGGCCGGGGTGATAGTAGTGAGCGAAGAGGCACTGCGGCGTTATAACCTCAAGCCTCTGGCCCGCGTGGTAGCCTCCGCCGTGGCCGGTGTAGATCCGGCTTACATGGGTCTCGGACCAGTGCCCGCCAGCCAAAAGGTATTGCAGCGCGCAGGCTTGACCATGAACGATATGGATTTGATTGAGCTAAATGAAGCGTTTGCCGCCCAGTCCATAGCCTGCATGCGCGACCTAGAGCTTGATCCTGAAAAAGTAAACGTCAATGGCGGTTCTATTGCCATCGGCCACCCGCTGGGCGCTAGCGGTTCGCGTATCACGGCGACGTTGCTGCACGAAATGCAGCGCCGTGAAGGCGTGCGCTACGGACTGGCTACTATGTGCGTAGGAGTAGGGCAGGGAGCAGCAGTAATTTACGAGAAGGTCTAA
- a CDS encoding outer membrane protein assembly factor BamD, which yields MKNSIIVWAAAGSVAALGLSGCATSESGTKADKRFARGEYETAIALYKAQAERGKNAPRAIFGLANRIDYPTASSRQSYIIKWPSERA from the coding sequence ATGAAGAATTCTATTATTGTGTGGGCTGCCGCCGGATCAGTGGCTGCGTTGGGCCTTAGCGGCTGCGCGACCTCCGAATCGGGTACGAAAGCCGATAAGCGCTTTGCTCGCGGTGAATATGAAACGGCTATTGCCTTATATAAAGCGCAGGCAGAGCGGGGCAAAAATGCCCCCAGAGCAATTTTCGGGTTGGCGAATCGTATCGACTATCCAACCGCATCGAGCAGGCAGAGCTATATTATAAAATGGCCGTCGGAGCGGGCTTGA
- a CDS encoding tRNA pseudouridine synthase A: MHAVPDKAHARFDAEARTYEYFVRLIPDPFGVNQSLYLDRAPNVGAMNTAAAYLIGSRDFTSFSKVKGGENHYICVCYEAGWHPIPGGLVFRIRANRFVRGMVRLVVGTLLSVGRGKLTPEEFGHILHTQSRIAASGAAVAKGLFLSRVEYPSELVAAEEPTGMPYFVPTS; encoded by the coding sequence TTGCATGCCGTACCCGACAAAGCCCACGCCCGCTTCGATGCCGAAGCTCGCACCTACGAGTACTTCGTGCGCCTCATTCCTGATCCTTTTGGCGTTAATCAAAGCCTTTACCTAGATCGTGCGCCGAATGTGGGCGCTATGAATACCGCTGCTGCTTACCTCATCGGCTCCCGCGATTTTACCAGCTTTTCCAAAGTGAAAGGCGGCGAAAACCACTACATCTGTGTGTGTTATGAAGCGGGCTGGCATCCTATTCCGGGCGGTTTGGTGTTTCGCATTCGAGCCAACCGCTTTGTGCGCGGTATGGTGCGCTTGGTGGTAGGAACGCTGCTGAGCGTAGGCCGGGGCAAATTGACCCCCGAGGAATTTGGCCATATCCTACATACCCAAAGCCGTATTGCCGCTAGTGGCGCTGCGGTGGCGAAAGGCTTATTCCTGAGCCGAGTTGAGTACCCGTCGGAGTTGGTTGCAGCCGAAGAGCCTACCGGAATGCCGTACTTTGTGCCGACTTCTTAA
- a CDS encoding (Fe-S)-binding protein, with protein MTIENIIFLLVAIIGFGLFAWQARKIRANILVGRDRDMSGNIGERLQKTLLVAFGQQKMFKRITPALLHLVVYVGFLVINIEVIEIVIDGVFGTHRFLQFLGPVYNVLMATNEILGALVIVAVIAFWWRRNVKKVRRFSGPEMRAWPRIDADMILYIEVVLMVALFVMNTSDLKWHRLQNLEMPGSFPVSSLLLGIFPSDLNLLHFLERAGWWAHIVGILIFLNYLPSSKHFHIIMAFPNVYYSRLVPQGQFSNVDSITHEVKAMMDPSYQVPAPPVGPDGSALAPTSFGAKDVEDLAWTNLLNAYSCTECGRCTASCPANITGKLLSPRKIIMDTRDRMEEKYNSPLIFQPNQYGDASKGTERVKIEADQNTLLRGKVTPEELWACTTCNACVESCPVNINPLESIIEMRRFLVLEESAAPHSLNVMFSNIENNGAPWAFSPSDRFNWADELYLAEKQAVTA; from the coding sequence GTGACTATCGAAAACATTATTTTCCTGCTAGTAGCCATTATCGGCTTCGGCTTGTTTGCCTGGCAAGCGCGAAAGATCCGCGCCAACATCCTAGTAGGCCGCGACCGGGATATGTCGGGCAATATCGGGGAGCGGCTGCAAAAAACCTTGCTGGTAGCGTTTGGACAGCAGAAAATGTTCAAGCGTATTACCCCAGCCCTGTTGCATCTGGTGGTGTACGTGGGGTTTTTGGTGATCAATATTGAGGTAATAGAAATTGTAATTGACGGCGTATTCGGTACCCACCGCTTTTTACAGTTTCTAGGACCAGTGTACAATGTGCTGATGGCGACCAATGAAATTTTGGGCGCGCTGGTGATTGTAGCGGTTATTGCTTTCTGGTGGCGGCGCAACGTGAAAAAGGTGCGTCGCTTCTCCGGGCCCGAAATGCGCGCTTGGCCGCGCATTGATGCCGATATGATTCTCTACATCGAAGTAGTGCTAATGGTAGCGCTGTTCGTGATGAACACATCGGATCTGAAGTGGCATCGTCTGCAAAATCTGGAGATGCCGGGTTCATTTCCAGTTAGCTCACTACTGTTAGGCATATTCCCGAGCGACTTGAATTTGCTGCACTTCTTGGAGCGTGCAGGGTGGTGGGCACACATCGTGGGTATTCTGATTTTTCTGAACTACCTGCCAAGCAGTAAGCACTTTCACATCATCATGGCCTTCCCGAACGTGTACTACTCGCGGCTAGTGCCGCAGGGGCAGTTCTCGAACGTGGACAGCATTACCCACGAGGTAAAAGCCATGATGGACCCCAGTTATCAGGTGCCTGCCCCACCGGTAGGGCCTGATGGCTCGGCGTTAGCACCTACCTCGTTCGGAGCCAAAGACGTAGAGGATTTGGCTTGGACTAATCTGCTTAATGCGTACTCTTGCACGGAGTGTGGACGCTGCACTGCCTCGTGCCCGGCTAATATTACGGGTAAGCTGTTGTCGCCGCGCAAGATTATTATGGATACCCGCGATCGGATGGAAGAGAAGTACAACTCTCCGCTGATTTTTCAGCCTAACCAATACGGTGACGCTAGCAAAGGCACGGAGCGGGTAAAAATAGAAGCTGATCAAAACACGTTGCTGCGTGGTAAAGTAACGCCCGAAGAGCTGTGGGCTTGCACTACCTGTAACGCCTGCGTGGAGTCGTGCCCAGTGAATATTAACCCGCTCGAGTCTATCATTGAGATGCGCCGCTTCTTGGTGCTGGAAGAGTCGGCTGCACCGCATTCGTTGAATGTGATGTTCTCCAACATTGAGAATAACGGTGCGCCGTGGGCTTTTTCGCCCTCCGACCGCTTCAATTGGGCCGATGAACTGTATTTGGCCGAGAAACAAGCTGTAACAGCATAA
- a CDS encoding (Fe-S)-binding protein: protein MADLAARGEQPEILFWVGCAGAFDDRYKRVTRAFVRILEHVGIKYAVLGMEETCTGDPAKRAGNEFLFQMQAMQNITTLDGYQIKKIVTACPHCFNTIKNEYPALGGNYEVIHHSTFLQQLINEGKVGVAGGGEFKGRRITFHDSCYLGRANNIYEAPRDVLATLDADLVEMKRSRANGLCCGAGGAQMWKEAEPGNKEVNIERTEEALFTLDGNAPALAQTRGVEDGNAGATPSPRANAQGAIIAVSCPFCMTMMSDGVKNKERESDVQVFDLAELIASAEGLNA from the coding sequence ATGGCCGATTTGGCTGCCCGCGGTGAGCAACCCGAAATCCTGTTTTGGGTGGGTTGCGCAGGCGCCTTCGACGACCGCTATAAGCGCGTGACCCGGGCTTTTGTGCGCATCCTGGAACACGTAGGCATAAAGTACGCTGTGCTGGGCATGGAAGAAACCTGCACTGGCGACCCCGCTAAGCGCGCCGGCAACGAGTTCCTGTTTCAGATGCAGGCCATGCAGAACATCACTACCCTGGATGGCTACCAGATCAAGAAGATTGTGACGGCCTGTCCGCACTGCTTCAACACGATTAAGAACGAATACCCGGCACTGGGGGGCAATTATGAGGTGATTCACCACAGCACCTTTCTCCAGCAGCTTATCAACGAAGGCAAGGTGGGCGTGGCCGGTGGTGGCGAGTTTAAAGGCCGCCGCATTACCTTCCACGATTCCTGCTACTTAGGTCGGGCCAACAATATTTACGAGGCGCCCCGCGATGTACTCGCAACCCTCGATGCTGATTTGGTGGAAATGAAGCGGAGCCGCGCCAATGGCCTGTGCTGCGGGGCCGGTGGCGCGCAGATGTGGAAAGAAGCGGAGCCGGGCAACAAAGAAGTGAACATTGAGCGCACGGAAGAAGCTCTCTTTACCCTTGACGGCAACGCTCCTGCATTAGCGCAAACACGTGGGGTAGAAGATGGCAATGCCGGCGCTACACCAAGCCCGCGTGCTAACGCGCAGGGGGCAATTATTGCGGTATCATGCCCTTTCTGCATGACCATGATGAGCGACGGGGTAAAGAACAAGGAGCGCGAGTCAGACGTGCAAGTTTTCGATTTGGCAGAGCTGATTGCTAGTGCTGAAGGTCTGAACGCCTAG
- a CDS encoding OmpA family protein — protein MAVGAGLKNADAGFYYGLALKANGKYDEAIAQFDDYVKLGTNRALAARAEIEAKNTRLSKELLALKTRDEIQPLDQVNSESADFSATMIPDTKEIVFASGRDGKKYLGNGEGFNDLYAIRFEDAEKMTGGTVRKLEPIFNTEGMHEASATYSPDGKMVVFARSNSGKKKGYLSVDLWASYYRSGAWTEPALINVNDRTTDDFSPVFSPDGETLYFASGRKGGEGGTDLYKATIAANGRFAPAENLGPEINTPGNESFPAIAPDGTLFFSSDGHPGIGKLDVFVVDKGKVRNLGAPFNSSGDDFAPYFTAQNVGVFSSNRAGGKGSDDLYRFRRNTTKLVNFFVDGTVLERDAKTGTTKPVASENVELFANGNRKLLEVTTDAEGKFSFKLDSATTYALVADRPGYFTARTSVTTVGKIPAQDQLPELVNDIRLPATLTLNKIVKNVAIVVENIFYDYNKADIRPDAAIELDKLVETLNDNPKITIELSSHTDSRGKDAYNASLSQRRAQSAVDYIISKGIAKERITAKGYGETQPVVRNAKTEEQHQRNRRTEFKVTRIAE, from the coding sequence ATGGCCGTCGGAGCGGGCTTGAAGAACGCTGATGCTGGCTTCTATTATGGATTGGCGCTGAAAGCTAATGGTAAGTACGATGAAGCCATTGCCCAGTTTGATGACTACGTAAAGCTGGGCACCAACCGTGCCTTAGCTGCCCGGGCCGAAATAGAGGCCAAAAATACACGCTTGAGCAAAGAGCTTTTGGCGCTAAAAACGCGCGATGAAATCCAACCCCTTGATCAAGTAAACTCCGAGTCGGCCGACTTTAGCGCCACCATGATTCCGGATACTAAGGAAATCGTGTTTGCCTCGGGCCGAGATGGAAAGAAGTACTTAGGCAATGGGGAAGGGTTTAATGACCTGTATGCCATTCGCTTTGAGGATGCGGAGAAGATGACCGGCGGCACCGTCCGCAAGCTGGAGCCCATCTTCAACACCGAAGGCATGCACGAGGCAAGCGCCACCTATAGCCCCGATGGCAAAATGGTCGTGTTTGCCCGCTCCAACAGTGGTAAGAAAAAGGGTTACCTGAGCGTTGACTTATGGGCTTCTTACTACCGCAGTGGCGCCTGGACCGAGCCCGCGCTCATTAATGTCAACGATCGCACCACCGACGACTTCTCGCCCGTTTTCTCTCCCGATGGCGAAACGCTGTACTTCGCCTCCGGCCGCAAAGGTGGTGAAGGCGGCACCGATCTGTACAAAGCGACCATAGCCGCCAATGGCCGTTTCGCGCCTGCCGAAAATCTGGGCCCTGAAATCAATACGCCGGGCAATGAGAGCTTTCCTGCCATTGCTCCCGATGGCACGCTGTTTTTCTCCTCCGACGGGCACCCTGGCATTGGTAAGCTGGATGTGTTTGTGGTTGATAAGGGCAAGGTGCGCAATCTAGGCGCGCCCTTCAATAGCAGCGGCGACGATTTTGCTCCCTACTTCACGGCCCAAAACGTGGGTGTATTCTCTTCGAACCGGGCAGGTGGCAAAGGCAGCGACGACTTGTACCGTTTCCGCCGCAACACCACCAAGCTCGTCAACTTCTTCGTGGATGGCACTGTGCTGGAGCGCGACGCCAAAACCGGCACTACGAAGCCCGTCGCCTCCGAAAACGTGGAGCTGTTTGCCAATGGCAACCGTAAACTTCTTGAAGTCACCACCGATGCTGAAGGTAAGTTTAGCTTCAAGCTCGACTCGGCCACGACTTATGCACTAGTGGCTGACCGCCCCGGCTACTTCACGGCCCGCACTTCCGTAACGACGGTAGGCAAGATACCAGCCCAAGATCAGCTGCCGGAATTGGTGAATGACATTCGCCTGCCCGCGACACTCACGCTCAATAAGATTGTGAAGAACGTGGCCATTGTAGTCGAGAATATCTTCTACGATTATAACAAAGCCGACATTCGGCCCGATGCCGCAATTGAGTTGGACAAGCTAGTTGAAACGCTGAATGATAACCCCAAAATCACGATTGAGCTAAGCTCCCACACTGACTCGCGCGGTAAGGACGCGTATAACGCCAGCTTATCGCAGCGCCGCGCTCAATCGGCTGTCGATTATATCATTTCCAAAGGCATTGCGAAAGAGCGCATTACGGCCAAAGGCTATGGCGAAACGCAACCAGTCGTTCGCAACGCCAAAACCGAGGAGCAGCACCAGCGCAACCGTCGTACGGAGTTCAAAGTGACGCGCATAGCTGAATAA